A DNA window from Candidatus Schekmanbacteria bacterium contains the following coding sequences:
- the trpS gene encoding tryptophan--tRNA ligase, with amino-acid sequence MKFKVFEDNTKLVTEFGAKKIDGIKLPDFYTFSNGLVYSHRDFDKFFSRLIKGEKSAIVSGVNASGTFHIGHKAVFDTNLFFQKKYGVEVFVPISDDESYVSGKINSQEEALKNSLKLAREVLALGFDPNKTHFIIDQIYTKIYNLAIRLSKKVTLSEVRATYGYRSEDNIGLHFYPAVQAAHVLFPAIERGIKNVLVPIGPDEDAHLRIARDIASRIGERKPAVLHLVFVPGLDGEKMSKSKNNAIFLNDDEKTLRKKCNKAFSGGKKTIEEHRKYGGNPEVDIPFRYLSSYFLTEDDSKKIAEKYKKGEMLSGEMKDLLFDKLKDYLKNFQKNVSKIKKSDLEKSILR; translated from the coding sequence ATGAAATTTAAAGTTTTTGAGGATAATACAAAGCTCGTAACGGAATTCGGAGCAAAAAAAATAGATGGAATAAAACTTCCAGACTTCTATACATTTTCAAACGGTCTTGTTTATTCCCACAGAGATTTTGACAAATTTTTTTCAAGATTAATCAAAGGGGAAAAATCAGCCATAGTTTCTGGGGTTAATGCTTCCGGAACCTTTCACATTGGGCACAAAGCTGTCTTTGACACAAACCTCTTTTTTCAAAAAAAGTATGGGGTTGAGGTTTTTGTCCCAATTAGTGATGACGAGAGTTATGTTTCAGGTAAGATTAACTCTCAAGAAGAAGCCCTAAAAAACTCGCTGAAGCTTGCACGTGAAGTATTAGCCCTTGGATTTGATCCAAACAAAACCCATTTTATAATTGACCAGATATATACAAAAATCTACAATTTAGCAATAAGGTTAAGCAAAAAAGTTACCTTATCTGAAGTAAGAGCAACATATGGCTATCGCTCTGAGGATAATATAGGGCTCCATTTCTATCCTGCGGTTCAAGCGGCACATGTTTTATTTCCTGCCATAGAGCGTGGAATAAAAAATGTTCTTGTGCCAATTGGTCCAGACGAAGACGCTCACCTAAGGATTGCAAGAGACATCGCATCAAGAATCGGGGAAAGAAAGCCAGCCGTTCTTCATTTGGTTTTTGTCCCGGGACTTGACGGCGAAAAAATGAGCAAATCAAAAAACAATGCAATTTTTCTAAATGATGATGAAAAAACATTAAGAAAAAAATGCAATAAAGCTTTCAGCGGGGGAAAAAAAACAATTGAGGAACACAGAAAATACGGGGGCAATCCGGAAGTAGACATACCATTCAGATACCTCTCAAGCTACTTTCTAACAGAAGATGATTCTAAAAAAATAGCTGAAAAGTACAAGAAAGGAGAAATGTTATCAGGCGAAATGAAAGACCTTCTTTTTGATAAGCTAAAAGATTACCTAAAAAACTTCCAAAAAAATGTTAGCAAAATAAAAAAATCAGATTTAGAAAAGTCAATTTTAAGGTAA